One window of Hydractinia symbiolongicarpus strain clone_291-10 chromosome 3, HSymV2.1, whole genome shotgun sequence genomic DNA carries:
- the LOC130636746 gene encoding protein arginine N-methyltransferase 1-B-like: MAHSPQSKVRKIEENESFLNQSNMATSAVLTNGDVNVVTKKTNGDVPCDEKPPMPDTTEKVNAEEMTSKDYYFDSYAHFGIHEEMLKDEVRTLTYRNSMYNNKHLFKDKVVLDVGCGTGILCMFAKKAGAKHVYGIDMSSIIDHAKEIVKKNNLEKDITLIKGKVEEVDLPVEKVDIIISEWMGYCLLYESMLDTVIYARDKWLKPGGLMFPDKASMFITAIEDREYKEEKINWWDNVYGFDMSAIRNIALYEPLVDVVEAKQVVADSCRIKDIDLNTVKVEELNFSAPFSIRSRRNDYVHAFVSYFTVEFSPCHKRTGFSTGPECRYTHWKQTVFYMADSITIKAGEMINGEFTVKQNKRNKRDLDLEIKYDFEGELMSSSATHEYRMR, encoded by the exons ATGGCCCACAGCCCTCAATCAAAAGTCAGAAAAATAGAAGAAAACGAg TCATTTTTAAACCAATCGAACATGGCAACCAGTGCAGTATTAACTAATGGAGATGTAAATGTGGttactaaaaaaacaaatggaGATGTGCCTTGTGATGAGAAGCCACCAATGCCTGATACAACAGAGAAGGTAAATGCTGAAGAAATGACAAGCAAAGATTACTACTTTGATTCGTATGCTCATTTTGGTATCCATGAAGAAATGTTGAAAGACGAAGTGCGTACACTAACATACAGAAATTCAATGTATAACAACAAGCATTTGTTTAAAGATAAAGTTGTTTTGGATGTGGGTTGTGGGACTGGAATTTTGTGCATGTTTGCTAAAAAAGCTGGCGCTAAACATGTATATGGTATTGATATGTCATCTATTATTGACCATGCAAAGGAaatagttaagaaaaataacctAGAAAAAG ATATAACACTTATAAAAGGAAAGGTTGAAGAAGTTGATCTTCCAGTTGAAAAAGTAGACATTATAATCAGTGAGTGGATGGGCTACTGTTTGCTCTACGAATCCATGCTGGATACTGTGATCTATGCACGAGACAAATGGTTAAAACCAGGTGGTCTGATGTTTCCTGATAAAGCTTCCATGTTTATCACAGCTATTGAAGATCGAGAATACAAAGAAGAGAAAATCAATTGGTGGGATAATGTTTATGGTTTTGACATGAGTGCTATTCGAAATATTGCTCTGTATGAACCTCTTGTGGATGTTGTAGAGGCAAAACAAGTTGTTGCTGATTCGTGTAGAATTAAG GATATAGACCTAAATACTGTAAAAGTTGAAGAGCTCAACTTTTCTGCACCATTTTCTATTCGTTCAAGAAGAAATGATTACGTTCATGCATTTGTATCCTACTTCACTGTCGAATTCTCACCATGTCACAAAAGAACAGGATTTTCAACTG GTCCGGAGTGTCGATACACGCATTGGAAACAAACTGTATTCTACATGGCTGATTCTATAACAATCAAGGCTGGTGAGATGATAAATGGAGAGTTTAccgtcaaacaaaacaaaagaaataag cGTGATCTTGACCTTGAAATAAAATACGATTTCGAAGGAGAACTGATGAGCTCGAGCGCTACACACGAATATAGAATGCGATAA
- the LOC130636741 gene encoding vang-like protein 1 has protein sequence MDDYDDGVIEVQVIPQDDNWGETATITETATSVYSDLDQDLDVFGDETEKQSYTCPSSKQAIGIILSCILALFAVLSPVAFIVLPHLMKKIDNATSTIACEGMYIGISVKEIVLLVGLWALYVRPTKAFLPRLNIFKVGMMVLVYIVIICFWLFFAIKVIGGKRSRRPDDIASFAISFMDCMLVLHYLALLLMWIRREEKVFTISVIRNVDGMRKYYNIGQCSIQKAALFVLEQYYIDFTEYNPYMPRPTSRTKISNKLAGLKIYDLDGKGDTGNSLSQQASKAMIAAAAAGRRREGRNDRFYEEMELDKRIRKRRARLVASAEEAFGHIARLNAFEMNKKANGSMDPEEAAQAIFPTLARPLQKYLRTTKQQLHYPLESILKHLAHCISYDLSSKAFIERYTCDQPCISYVGSDQNQEWTLVCDIAPSRQTSEGTVFQLKCEDISLVIAVSRMPIFQMSEDAYNSDFNKFILRLNSETSV, from the exons ATGGATGATTACGATGATGGAGTTATTGAAGTGCAAGTTATCCCTCAAGATGATAACTGGGGAGAAACCGCCACTATTACAG AAACGGCAACTTCAGTGTATTCTGATCTTGATCAAGACCTTGATGTTTTTGGAGATGAAACTGAAAAACAAAGTTACACTTGCCCTAGTTCAAAGCAAGCTATTGGCATTATATTATCTTGCATTCTAGCATTATTTGCTGTTTTGTCACCAGTAGCTTTCATTGTATTGCCTCACTTGatgaaaaaaatagataatGCTACTTCTACAATTGCCTGTGAAGGAATGTACATTGGTATTAGCGTTAAGGAAATCGTATTGTTGGTTGGTTTATGGGCACTGTATGTGCGACCAACAAAGGCATTTTTACCACGgctcaatatttttaaagtcgGAATGATGGTTTTAGTATACATTGTAATCATCtgtttttggttattttttgcaataaaagTTATTGGCGGAAAGAGGTCCAGACGTCCAGATGATATAGCAAGTTTTGCAATATCATTTATGGATTGTATGTTGGTTTTGCATTACTTGGCTTTATTGCTAATGTGGATACGACGTGAAGAAAAGGTGTTTACCATTTCAGTTATCCGAAATGTTGATGGCATGAGAAAATATTATAACATTGGACAGTGTTCAATACAAAAAGCTGCTTTGTTTGTCTTAGAGCAATATTACATTGATTTCACAGAATATAACCCATACATGCCTCGCCCTACATCTCGTACAAAAATTAGTAACAAATTAGCAGGGTTGAAGATATATGATTTGGATGGAAAAGGTGATACTGGTAACAGCCTCTCACAGCAGGCTTCAAAGGCAATGATAGCAGCTGCTGCAGCTGGTCGTAGGAGGGAAGGCCGAAATGATcgtttttatgaagaaatggaATTAGACAAAAGAATAAGGAAACGCAGGGCTAGGCTGGTAGCATCTGCTGAAGAAGCATTTGGTCACATAGCAAGATTAAACGCCTTTGAGATGAATAAAAAAGCCAATGGTTCAATGGATCCAGAAGAGGCAGCACAAGCTATATTTCCAACGTTAGCAAGACCTTTGCAGAAGTACTTGCGAACCACAAAGCAGCAACTCCATTATCCTTTGGAatctattttaaaacatttagcacATTGTATCAGCTATGATCTATCTTCAAAGGCGTTTATAGAACGTTATACTTGTGACCAACCATGTATTTCTTATGTTGGTTCTGATCAAAATCAGGAATGGACATTGGTGTGTGACATAGCACCATCACGACAAACAAGCGAAGGTACTGTCTTTCAACTTAAGTGTGAAGACATCTCGCTTGTAATCGCTGTGTCAAGAATGCCAATATTTCAAATGAGTGAAGATGCATATAACTCTGACTTTAATAAGTTTATATTACGTCTGAATTCTGAAACATCAGTATAA